The following proteins are co-located in the Pleurocapsa minor HA4230-MV1 genome:
- a CDS encoding aminotransferase class I/II-fold pyridoxal phosphate-dependent enzyme, which yields MTEDFLETPLLDALSQSARRKQAAFYAPGHKQGKGVSQNISDLIGKQVFQADLPELPELDNLFAPEGAIAEAQALAAQTFGATKTWFLINGSTSGIIAAILATCGMGEKIILPRNIHQSAIAGLILSGAIPIFINPEYDPQEGLAYNVTPAAVKQALEQHPETKAVMMLHPNYQGVCGDLKAIAELTHSYQIPLLVDEAHGAHFAFHDDLPPSAMSVGADLTVQSTHKTLSAMTQSSMLHLQGNRVCSQRISQALQLVQSTSPSYLLLASLDAARQQMATAGKELMSQAIALANEASHKIAQIPHLSVLNPQIQPGCKDFDPTRLTINVSQLGITGFEADEILHQDLGVTCELPLLQHLTFIISLGNTSEDIQTLIQACKTLSSSPTPVRANGRSPLLPLPYIAKISPRQAYFMSTETVSIDQASDRFCGELICPYPPGIPLLMPGEIITPGVIKYLKQLIAAGATITGCKDPSLQTIETLK from the coding sequence CAAAATATAAGCGACTTAATCGGGAAGCAAGTTTTTCAAGCCGATTTACCAGAGTTGCCAGAATTAGATAACTTATTTGCTCCAGAAGGCGCGATCGCGGAAGCTCAAGCATTAGCAGCTCAAACTTTTGGCGCGACTAAAACCTGGTTTTTAATCAATGGTTCAACTTCGGGAATTATCGCAGCAATTCTAGCTACCTGTGGCATGGGAGAGAAGATCATTTTGCCAAGAAACATTCATCAATCGGCGATCGCTGGCTTAATTCTTTCTGGAGCAATCCCCATTTTTATCAATCCTGAATACGATCCTCAAGAGGGATTAGCCTATAACGTCACTCCAGCAGCGGTTAAACAGGCATTAGAGCAGCATCCCGAGACTAAGGCAGTGATGATGTTGCATCCGAATTATCAGGGGGTGTGTGGTGATTTAAAGGCGATCGCCGAGCTGACTCATAGTTATCAGATCCCTTTGTTGGTCGATGAAGCACACGGCGCACACTTTGCCTTTCATGATGATTTACCTCCCTCGGCGATGAGTGTTGGGGCAGATTTGACGGTGCAGTCTACCCATAAAACCTTAAGTGCCATGACTCAATCATCGATGCTGCATCTCCAGGGAAATCGCGTCTGTAGCCAGAGAATTAGTCAAGCTTTACAGCTAGTGCAATCTACTAGTCCTAGTTACCTGCTGCTGGCGTCTTTAGATGCTGCTAGACAACAGATGGCAACCGCAGGAAAGGAATTAATGAGCCAGGCGATCGCTCTTGCCAACGAAGCCAGTCATAAAATAGCCCAAATTCCCCACTTATCTGTCTTAAATCCTCAAATACAACCAGGCTGTAAAGATTTCGATCCTACGCGACTCACAATTAATGTCTCGCAACTAGGCATAACAGGCTTTGAAGCAGACGAAATATTACACCAAGACCTAGGCGTTACCTGCGAATTGCCTCTATTACAACATTTGACTTTTATTATTTCTTTGGGCAACACTTCAGAAGATATTCAAACCTTGATTCAAGCTTGTAAAACTCTCAGCTCATCCCCTACTCCCGTACGGGCGAACGGCCGTTCGCCCCTACTTCCCCTACCCTATATTGCCAAAATTTCTCCTCGACAAGCGTACTTTATGTCAACTGAAACTGTATCAATTGACCAAGCAAGCGATCGCTTTTGTGGTGAGCTAATTTGCCCCTATCCTCCAGGAATTCCTCTCTTAATGCCAGGGGAAATAATTACTCCAGGAGTAATTAAGTATTTAAAGCAGCTGATAGCTGCGGGGGCAACTATTACAGGGTGTAAAGATCCGAGTCTCCAGACCATTGAGACGCTTAAATAA
- the cbiT gene encoding precorrin-6Y C5,15-methyltransferase subunit CbiT: MLWPYKTPGIPDQLFERLPGIPLSKREVRVLILSSLRMKPDSVFWDIGAGTGTIPVEIGLLCPEGKIVAIERDEEVAKLIKRNCDRFGVNNVEVIQGSAPECLAAIKPQPNLVCLEGGKPIKDILKQTWKYLQPEGRIVATVSNLENLYIISEGLSELQARNIEVVQSAVNRLETRGIHQTFAAVNPMFILSGEKL; encoded by the coding sequence ATGCTCTGGCCTTATAAAACTCCAGGAATTCCCGATCAACTGTTTGAACGTCTACCAGGAATTCCCCTCAGCAAAAGAGAGGTGCGAGTCCTAATTCTCTCCTCCCTAAGAATGAAGCCAGATTCAGTATTCTGGGACATTGGCGCGGGGACAGGGACGATCCCTGTCGAAATCGGTTTACTTTGTCCTGAAGGCAAGATTGTAGCGATTGAACGAGATGAAGAAGTGGCAAAACTAATTAAGCGTAATTGCGATCGCTTTGGGGTCAATAACGTCGAGGTGATTCAAGGCAGTGCGCCAGAATGTTTGGCTGCAATTAAACCTCAACCAAATTTAGTTTGTCTCGAAGGTGGTAAGCCAATTAAAGATATTTTAAAACAAACCTGGAAATATCTTCAGCCAGAAGGACGGATTGTTGCTACTGTTAGTAACTTAGAGAACTTATATATTATCTCCGAAGGTTTATCTGAACTTCAGGCAAGAAATATAGAAGTAGTTCAATCAGCAGTTAACCGTTTAGAAACTAGAGGCATTCATCAAACTTTTGCAGCGGTAAATCCGATGTTTATTCTCAGCGGGGAAAAATTGTAG
- a CDS encoding phosphatidate cytidylyltransferase, with protein MPLSRIVSSVVAIALALGMIILGGWYFTLGIGILIVLAQREYFRLVRAKGVEPAGKTTLIVSVLLLLSATVAPNVTDAIFCLGGTIICFYLLFQPKIATIADIASSILGLFYTGYLPTFWVRLRVNLPNSNNASNLPLNGYWPDSWLNPSQFPTALTLTFLVMACIWAADIGAYTMGKNFGRTRLSDISPKKTVEGAVFGILGSLIVAELGAWYFHFPAWQISGVMLGILIGITSLLGDLTESMMKRDAGVKDSGQLIPGHGGILDRTDSYVFTAPLVYYFFTLLLPLFTV; from the coding sequence ATGCCCTTGTCTCGTATAGTTAGTTCAGTAGTTGCGATCGCCCTAGCCTTGGGCATGATTATTCTTGGAGGATGGTACTTTACTCTGGGTATCGGTATTTTGATTGTCTTAGCCCAGCGAGAATATTTTCGCTTAGTCCGCGCCAAAGGGGTTGAACCCGCAGGCAAAACGACTTTAATTGTCTCTGTACTCCTATTACTCAGCGCTACCGTCGCTCCCAACGTTACGGATGCCATCTTCTGTCTGGGGGGAACAATTATTTGTTTTTATCTGTTATTCCAACCAAAAATTGCGACTATTGCCGACATTGCTAGTTCCATTTTAGGACTATTCTATACAGGCTATCTGCCAACTTTTTGGGTTCGTTTGCGAGTTAATCTGCCTAATAGTAATAATGCCAGTAATTTACCTTTAAATGGTTACTGGCCAGACTCTTGGCTTAACCCCAGTCAATTTCCCACTGCCCTAACTCTAACTTTTTTAGTCATGGCTTGCATCTGGGCGGCAGACATTGGCGCATATACTATGGGCAAAAATTTTGGTCGGACTAGATTATCGGATATTAGTCCGAAAAAGACGGTTGAGGGAGCAGTATTTGGCATCCTGGGCAGCTTAATTGTCGCTGAATTAGGAGCGTGGTATTTCCATTTTCCTGCCTGGCAGATTAGTGGCGTGATGCTGGGTATATTAATTGGTATTACTAGCTTACTCGGAGATCTGACCGAATCGATGATGAAACGAGATGCTGGAGTCAAGGATTCTGGGCAATTAATTCCTGGACATGGAGGTATTTTAGACCGCACCGATAGTTATGTATTTACTGCTCCTTTGGTTTATTATTTCTTCACTTTATTACTGCCCTTATTTACAGTTTGA